The Gossypium arboreum isolate Shixiya-1 chromosome 6, ASM2569848v2, whole genome shotgun sequence DNA window AAGTTTAACTGTTAACACtattaaatatttttgttaaattcaggtcaattacaaaacatcattttattattatatgactactaattgaatattatttttttcaaaatattatgCCATTGAATTAAATCTATACAGATGTTGCTTCAAATCTATACGGACGTTTTCCCTCGAAACATTTGACATTTGAATCAGAGATGAGTGCACCATGGTCTGAGTGAACTATAGGCAGCTACAGGATAAAATAAagtgttggaacattttcaatatatatatatatatatagtgtttCAATAGTTGCAGATGAAAAGCTATaactaaccaaaaattctgtcACTTGATTATTAAAAAATAGTCATGTTATTCAAGTAGACACAGAGGCGAAGctagggggctggcatgggcctcggcccccctaaaatataaaattatattttatacccttaattttttaaaaaaattttaattagtaaaggtaaaattacactttggccccctaaaattattaaaatttgatttaatcctttacaaattataaagatataaactataaaaaattaaaatttcatccgactCCCCCTAAAAAATTATGTTTATTTCTAAAGATATGTCTATCCATTTGAGTAGTAATATTCTTATAAAAAAGACATGAGATCTCCTATAAATAGGTGTGAAATTTCATTTGCATTACACCCAAAAAAAATATAGAAACAAATTTTCTTTCTATATATTACAGCAATTCTTTATAGAAATTAATGTCTATGCTATGCTCCGCTCGGTGTTCGATAGACTGTTTCCATTAGTGTAAAACGTAAGTAGTTATTGGGTTTCATTGTATCTTCAAGATTTATTCACCAGTAACTTTTTTTGCACACTATAATATAGTAGCTTTTAATCTGGAGCAAATTCACTGGTTCCAAAAGTCTAGGGTGGATTGGTTTGTTGCAGGAGAATGAAACACAAGATACTTTCGAGCATTAGTAAAAAGGAGAAGAGTTAACAATAGAATTTGGTCAATTAGTAACAACAATGGCAGATAAGCTATCTCAAGAAAGTCTAAATCATCTCTGTTCTCCAATTACTAATGACGATATCACCAACACAGCTTTTTCTCTTGGACCTGATGGTGTAAGCCTGCTATCTTCTTTCAAATGCATTGGGACTTTGTGATAAACTGGTCTGTCTGTTATGGGATTTCCTCAATGGTGGATGCACCGAAACCTTTCGTGCCTATCTTCGATGAACGGAGGAATTCGACAAGGAAATCCCTTATCTCCTTATATTTTCATTCTCTGCCATAATGTCCTTTCCTCAACCTTGATCAAAGAACAAGATGAGGGCCTCATTTATGACATTAAGCCAAGCAGAAGAGGTATTGCTCTCTCCCACCTGTTATTTGCTGATGATAGTTTCATATTCTTGACAAAATTAGTAATAAACTCCAAGGCTGGAGAGCTAATCTCCTCTCCCTGGGTTGTTTCTACAAGGTTCTAAGCAATGAAACTTTAGCTCTAGCTTCTTCAAGTTGTTTCTTGGCATCATTTGTTTCCTCGAAACTTTAGCTTCTTTCAAAGCCAAACTTATTAGAGCCTTGACTGCTTTAATTACCGCAATCTGGGCATTGCTAGGAACCTCCTCGATCACCATATCGGATTTCGTTTTCCCTCCTACGACAGCGGGTCCAGCGTCGGTAGCCCCAAGGGCCACAAGCTGGAACAGCCGCAGGTGCGAAAACAGTAAgtgatttaatttattaataataaaatataagcgatttaatttgattataaaatatataataaaaaacaatataaaattattttcatttaaatttaattataaaatataaataatttctatactttaattatttataacagTAAAGCAAAGGGATTCAATTGGTgtaaataaaagtataaagactaaattgaaaatatatgaaaagtacaaggacttaaataaattttatccTTTTTTCATAGATCTCTTTACGTACTCCATCTTCATGGCATTCGCATGaatggactaaattaaaactgTTCCAAAACAATACATCCATCTACGATATCCTCTGGTGCTAataatttcactttttttttttcattcaaatttttatttttattttccatttctcAAAATTCCCATTTCTTCTATTGTTCTTCATTGAATCtgcattttcttttaaaaattttcccctaattttctttttcaaaatggAAAATGAGCAATTACTATCATATTTAAGCCCTAGGAAAAATTTAAGGCCACCCCCAGTTTTTCTCCCATCAATATTCGAATCACTAAATTCACCAAAGCCGCCGCTACCACCATCATCATCTTCAGATACCATTTTAAACCTTCAAGAATCGCTTTTACTTCAAAATCAACAAAATTCACCAGCAGCACGATCAGACCCAAATCTCGCATGGGGAAAAATCAATCTCCACCGATGCAAAACGGCACCAGCAATGGCGGTTTTAATGGATGCAATCAACCCATCAATCCCTAAACCTAAATTCGGATCCGAATCAATTGTAAGACAAGCTTGTAtacttttaatattgtatttatcaTTGGGTGTTGCCATATATTGGTTTAATCGTCATCATTTCGTCGGTCCAAAAACGAATCCTGTTGTCGATGCATTGTATTTTTGTATCGTCACAATGTGCACTATTGGGTTTGGTGATATTACCCCTAATAGTAACGCTACTAAGTTATTTTCGATCTTATTCGTGTTGGTCGGTTTCGGATTTATCGATATTTTGCTTAGCGGTATGGTTAGTTATGTACTCGATTTACAAGAGAATTATTTGTTGAAAACGGTTCAACATGATGGTGACAAAAGAGATTTAGCAACTAGTTATATCATTGATGTTAAGAAAGGGAGGATGAGGATTAGATTGAAAGTTGGTTTAGCATTAGGTGTTGTGGTACTTTGTATTGGTATTGGTGTTGGTGTTATGCATTATGTTGAACATCTTGAATGGTTGGATTCCTTTTATCTTTCGGTTATGTCGGTTACGACAGTCGGATACGGTGATCGGGCATTTAAAACGATGCCTGGTCGGCTTTTCGCTGCGATTTGGTTGCTTGTATCGACGGTTGCCGTTGCTCGAGCTTTTTTGTATCTGGCTGAGGCTAGAGTTGATAAGAGGCATCGGAGGATGGCTAAATGGGTGCTTGGTCAAGACATGACTGTCTCGCAATTTCTCGCTGCCGATATAGACAACAACGGTTACGTAAGGTATGGATCTCCATGAGCACAATATTAAGTGCCAAGCTTTAagattaagttatatatttttatgaaagtTAAAATGTAATCTTATCCTTGTATCGGCTTCCTCTCTTTGCCCCTGCACAACACGGTTCCGACATCTGCTCTTCGTTATTACAACCTTTATGATTTATCTATGACCCCTTTAAAGTAACTTTTTAGCTTCACCCATCTTTATGTTCATTTAGGTGTTTGTGATGTATGATTAAGTTTGATGTCGGTTTACATATGCAGCAAATCTGAGTTCGTGATATACAAACTCAAGGAACTGGGAAAGGTATCGGAAAAAGACATAATGCAAATCTCCCAAAAATTTGACAGGCTTGATTCCGGTAACTGCGGAAGGATATGCCTCGCCGATCTTAAGGATGGTCATCATTAGTATACAACTATGATTTTTGAAGGTGCAATAGGAATACCAACAAGTAGAGAAAAATAGTGGGTTCATGTTTTTGTATTCAAACGTAAGCATTATCGGTGTTTATACGAGCTTTTGTTCATGTTCAGTTCGAGTTTCCGTATGATTCGTGCTGATAGAAACTATATGTTATTCTAATTTAATggtttgtttctttttattttaggtTGAAAAAGTTTGGCCAATGCATCATTCAACAACTTAATTCAAGATGCTTTGAAGGCGACAAGTCTACTAATTGGTagtatatgtatgtgtatatatataaatgtgagAGACATATTAACATCGATCTAAAacttttataatattaatattttaacaatttaatcattaaattatatCTATCTTATCGatctaaaatattatttatatttatatatatttaatgctttaatttttttacataaaatgaaTAGTTAGAAATTTTTTAAATTGCCGATTGAGTCTTATCTCGATTGGCATTGACATTGTTGTCAATGTAGAATGACATGGGTTCAAGTGTGCTAAAGCTTATTATCCTCCTGAGTTAGGGAGGGGCTATGAGTAGTTCTAAGCAttatgtaaatttttttttttaatttaggcaTAATGTCAAATCTGCCCCTTAACATTTAGTCAATATTTCCGTTAAAAATAACAATTCAATTCTTTTTAAAGATTGATGGTCAAATTTGACTATTTTAAAATGTTGAaggtcaaatttaactaaaaaattaaattgaaaaatataaatattaaggactaaatttgacattatatcTATAATTTATGTCAAATTCTACATGAAAGATGTAGGATATGAGCTATAACAgttgaattattaaattattaaaaacaataaaataatattaatttaatctaTAATCTaatttaaaaagaattattttatatttttcaaaaatatatatattgctaATACTTAAAAATgttaatacatataaaattaaattaataatatataaaataataataagtacgAAATGACATATCGAAACATACTGATACTAGTGCGTATCAATATCAATAAGAAAACGGTATATTCACCAATACGATATTAATtactttaataaaaaaatattttaaagaaatttgaaacaatttcattataagttttaattatatcTGTTCTTTTTGACACAATTCCTAGAACTACCCGTAATCCCTCTCCAACCCATAAATGGAGGATAATGTGTTTCAACTAGACTTGTCCATGGATCGGGCCACTCGATTTGAATCGAGACAAATTAACGAGCCCTATTTTTTCatcttaatttaatttaaaattttttaattgaatCAAGTCGAATCTAGTGAAAttgtttaagttaaattaaaaaattaaacatgtcaaaataTCTGTTACAGATAATTAATTTCATATTAGAACATATAAAtttgaaactatatatatattttaaaaattttcaaaaaaaaaagaagaagatatttTAGtacgataaaattaaataattaattaacttattcagctccaaaattattattttagtaaattttaaaattttaacttacttTATATATTCTtcagaatttttaaaattgttaaaaatataaattttggaattttataaatattttatttttttgtaattttgttgagagagactaatttacttatttttaaaattgacggGGATTAAAAGAGTATTGACACCAATCTATTTTCAAATTATTCGAATagtaaaattcaatttaattcaacccGACTCGAACTCGAATTATTTTTttagttgactcgaataactcaattcgattaacttaaaatttaattttttttaaattgaatcgTGTTTTACGCACTCTTAATATTTTTTTTCagttatgttttttattttgaaaagcaTAATTGTCAGTATGCTGCGAGACAACACAAATTTTATACTTTGAATTTGTGCTCTACAACATAATGGACATGGTAAGTTTGAAAGTTTTCTTAAAAAACGAGAGGGTTTAgataaattgatagaatatgtaagt harbors:
- the LOC108458761 gene encoding two-pore potassium channel 3-like, giving the protein MENEQLLSYLSPRKNLRPPPVFLPSIFESLNSPKPPLPPSSSSDTILNLQESLLLQNQQNSPAARSDPNLAWGKINLHRCKTAPAMAVLMDAINPSIPKPKFGSESIVRQACILLILYLSLGVAIYWFNRHHFVGPKTNPVVDALYFCIVTMCTIGFGDITPNSNATKLFSILFVLVGFGFIDILLSGMVSYVLDLQENYLLKTVQHDGDKRDLATSYIIDVKKGRMRIRLKVGLALGVVVLCIGIGVGVMHYVEHLEWLDSFYLSVMSVTTVGYGDRAFKTMPGRLFAAIWLLVSTVAVARAFLYLAEARVDKRHRRMAKWVLGQDMTVSQFLAADIDNNGYVSKSEFVIYKLKELGKVSEKDIMQISQKFDRLDSGNCGRICLADLKDGHH